The Marinobacter halotolerans genome includes a window with the following:
- a CDS encoding acyl-CoA dehydrogenase C-terminal domain-containing protein has product MPDYKAPLRDIKFVMSELLDSEQHYANLSGGEDATPDMVDAIIAEGAKFCEQVLAPLNQVGDREGCTLTEDGGVKTPTGFKEAYQQYVEGGWPSMTADPNYGGQGLPHSLGLVMSEMVGTCNWSFGMYPGLSHGCTNTIETHGTEEHKQTYLTKLISGEWTGTMCLTEPHCGSDLGTLRTKAEPNADGTYSITGTKIFISAGEHDMAENIVHVVLARLPGAPEGTKGISLFIVPKRLPNEDGSAGEANAVSCGSLEHKMGIHGNATCVMNFDGAKGWLIGPENKGLNCMFTFMNTARIGTAIQGLGAAELGFQGSLAYAKDRLAMRSLSGAKNPDGPADPIIVHPDVRRMLLTQKVVAEGARALIYLTAQQADLVHSGKTEEDRKAADEALGFLTPIAKAFLTEIGYEAANLGMQVFGGHGFIAEWGMEQNVRDARIGMIYEGTTGIQALDLLGRKVLMTQGESLKGFTKQVHLFCKENADNEQLKEFIEPLAAINKEWGELTTKVGMSAMKNREEVGAASVDYLMYSGYAVFAYLWARMAKVALDRMVEGTTEEMFYNAKIQSARFYFKRMLPRSRTHAETMLAGADSLMDMPEEAFAF; this is encoded by the coding sequence ATGCCTGATTACAAAGCGCCCCTGCGCGATATCAAGTTTGTTATGTCTGAGTTGCTCGACAGCGAGCAGCATTACGCCAATCTGAGCGGTGGCGAGGACGCTACTCCGGATATGGTAGACGCTATTATTGCGGAGGGAGCCAAGTTTTGTGAGCAGGTCCTGGCACCACTGAACCAGGTGGGCGACCGTGAGGGCTGCACCCTGACTGAAGATGGCGGCGTGAAGACCCCGACCGGCTTCAAGGAAGCCTATCAGCAGTATGTTGAGGGCGGCTGGCCTTCCATGACCGCTGATCCCAATTACGGCGGCCAGGGCCTGCCCCATTCGCTGGGCCTGGTTATGAGCGAAATGGTGGGAACCTGTAACTGGTCCTTTGGTATGTATCCCGGCCTGAGCCACGGCTGCACCAACACCATCGAGACTCACGGTACCGAAGAGCACAAGCAGACCTACCTGACCAAGCTGATCAGCGGTGAGTGGACGGGCACCATGTGTCTGACAGAGCCACATTGCGGTTCTGACCTGGGCACCCTGCGCACCAAGGCAGAGCCCAATGCGGATGGCACCTACAGCATTACCGGTACCAAGATCTTCATCTCTGCCGGTGAGCATGACATGGCGGAGAACATCGTTCACGTGGTTCTGGCCCGCCTACCGGGCGCGCCAGAAGGCACCAAGGGCATTTCCCTGTTCATCGTGCCCAAGCGCCTGCCGAACGAGGATGGTTCTGCCGGCGAGGCCAACGCGGTATCCTGCGGCTCCCTTGAGCACAAGATGGGCATCCACGGCAACGCCACCTGCGTGATGAACTTTGACGGCGCCAAGGGCTGGCTGATTGGTCCGGAGAACAAGGGCCTGAACTGCATGTTCACCTTTATGAACACAGCGCGTATCGGTACCGCCATCCAGGGTCTGGGTGCGGCTGAACTGGGCTTCCAGGGATCCCTCGCCTACGCCAAGGATCGTCTGGCCATGCGCTCGCTGAGCGGTGCAAAGAATCCGGACGGCCCGGCTGACCCGATCATCGTACACCCTGACGTTCGCCGTATGCTGCTGACCCAGAAAGTGGTTGCTGAAGGCGCCCGCGCATTGATTTACCTGACCGCACAGCAGGCCGATCTGGTTCACAGCGGCAAGACCGAGGAAGATCGCAAGGCTGCGGATGAAGCTCTCGGCTTCCTGACGCCCATTGCCAAGGCCTTCCTGACCGAGATCGGTTACGAGGCAGCCAACCTGGGCATGCAGGTATTCGGCGGTCACGGCTTTATTGCCGAGTGGGGCATGGAGCAGAACGTGCGTGATGCCCGCATCGGCATGATCTACGAAGGCACCACCGGTATTCAGGCGCTCGACCTGCTGGGCCGCAAGGTCCTGATGACCCAGGGCGAATCTCTGAAGGGCTTCACCAAGCAGGTGCACCTGTTCTGCAAGGAAAACGCTGACAACGAACAGCTCAAGGAATTTATTGAGCCGCTGGCTGCGATCAACAAGGAATGGGGCGAGCTCACCACCAAGGTTGGCATGAGTGCCATGAAGAACCGCGAGGAAGTGGGTGCGGCGTCCGTCGATTACCTGATGTACTCCGGTTACGCCGTATTCGCCTATCTCTGGGCGCGGATGGCCAAGGTTGCGCTGGATCGTATGGTTGAGGGCACCACCGAAGAGATGTTCTACAACGCCAAGATCCAGTCAGCACGTTTCTACTTCAAGCGTATGCTGCCACGGTCCCGCACCCACGCGGAAACTATGCTGGCTGGCGCTGACAGCCTGATGGACATGCCGGAAGAAGCCTTCGCCTTTTAA
- a CDS encoding putative metalloprotease CJM1_0395 family protein, with product MMPASPSPERSGGKAASESREQAGSAPASNTGAQGLDPSQLKLLSQLKSRDREVRAHESAHQAVGGQYAGAVSYTYQRGPDGAQYAVGGEVSIDTAPVEGNPQATIAKMQTVRAAALAPAEPSAQDQAVAAQAMQLMLQARAELATESAEEGSESGQSSTSGGSGDSGDEADSGLRINQNASATYQSISGLVEAGDAQLPSSPIQATA from the coding sequence ATGATGCCCGCGTCTCCGTCGCCTGAGCGATCGGGGGGCAAGGCAGCGTCGGAAAGTCGTGAGCAAGCTGGGAGCGCGCCAGCAAGCAATACGGGCGCTCAGGGCCTGGATCCTTCCCAGTTAAAGCTGCTTTCCCAACTGAAATCCCGGGATCGGGAAGTTCGCGCCCACGAATCGGCCCATCAGGCCGTGGGCGGGCAGTATGCCGGTGCTGTTTCCTATACTTACCAGCGTGGGCCGGATGGAGCCCAGTATGCCGTTGGCGGTGAGGTGTCTATTGATACCGCGCCGGTTGAAGGCAATCCCCAGGCAACCATCGCAAAAATGCAGACTGTACGGGCCGCCGCGCTGGCACCGGCAGAGCCCTCTGCCCAGGATCAGGCCGTCGCTGCTCAGGCGATGCAGCTGATGCTGCAGGCCCGAGCGGAGCTTGCTACAGAATCTGCAGAGGAGGGCAGCGAAAGTGGCCAGAGTAGCACCAGCGGCGGTTCGGGTGACTCTGGAGATGAAGCCGACAGCGGCCTTCGAATTAACCAGAATGCTTCCGCCACCTACCAGTCGATATCCGGCCTGGTCGAAGCAGGGGACGCCCAGCTTCCTTCCTCCCCGATTCAGGCGACCGCCTGA
- a CDS encoding flagellar biosynthesis protein FlgE, with the protein MISNTLGIGLQGVQEGLQGMETSARKIARGGVDGPQGSAEGAGGGLLEPIMDLKLYERSVEASAQVVKTADETLGTLLDITA; encoded by the coding sequence ATGATCAGTAACACGCTCGGAATTGGTCTCCAGGGAGTGCAGGAAGGTCTTCAGGGGATGGAAACGTCCGCCCGCAAGATTGCCCGTGGTGGTGTTGACGGGCCCCAGGGCAGTGCCGAAGGCGCTGGTGGTGGTCTGCTGGAACCCATTATGGATCTCAAATTATACGAGCGCAGTGTCGAAGCGTCGGCCCAGGTCGTTAAAACAGCGGATGAAACCCTTGGAACGCTGCTGGACATTACCGCCTGA
- the bioD gene encoding dethiobiotin synthase: MAKKSFFVTGTDTGVGKTLVSAAILEAAAARGLRTLAMKPVASGCENTPEGLRNEDALALMKAMTEPLSYEQVNPLALEPAIAPHVAAAQAGRQISAQRLVGFCRGLQMRPADLLLVEGAGGWRVPLNDRETYSAMPVELGMPVILVVPLRLGCINHALLTAEAIRRDGLSVAGWVANRPEPGAMECEQATLAYLQNHLGTPCLGVLPYQAEADPAKLANELSIEVLFEN; encoded by the coding sequence ATGGCAAAGAAAAGCTTTTTTGTCACCGGCACGGACACCGGTGTGGGCAAGACACTGGTATCTGCCGCCATTCTGGAGGCCGCGGCGGCCAGAGGCCTGAGAACTCTGGCCATGAAACCCGTAGCCTCGGGCTGCGAGAACACGCCGGAGGGCCTGCGGAATGAAGATGCCCTGGCACTGATGAAGGCAATGACGGAGCCGCTGTCTTACGAGCAGGTGAATCCTTTGGCCCTGGAGCCGGCCATTGCGCCCCATGTAGCGGCTGCCCAGGCCGGCCGTCAGATATCCGCCCAAAGGCTGGTTGGGTTCTGCCGGGGATTGCAGATGCGCCCGGCAGATCTGTTGCTGGTAGAAGGCGCCGGTGGCTGGCGAGTGCCGCTGAATGATCGTGAAACCTACTCGGCCATGCCGGTTGAACTGGGGATGCCGGTCATACTTGTGGTGCCGTTAAGGCTTGGCTGTATAAATCATGCCTTGCTGACAGCCGAGGCGATCCGTCGGGACGGTCTGTCAGTCGCCGGCTGGGTGGCCAATCGACCTGAGCCCGGGGCGATGGAGTGCGAGCAGGCAACACTCGCCTACCTCCAGAACCATCTCGGGACGCCCTGTCTCGGCGTGCTTCCTTATCAGGCCGAGGCCGACCCGGCCAAACTGGCAAACGAACTGTCGATAGAGGTTCTGTTTGAAAATTGA
- the bioC gene encoding malonyl-ACP O-methyltransferase BioC: MTDAADFESMVAPGKSAIARDFGAASATYNPAARLQRYMGQVMLDQVGPIAGNGGCSAVALDLGCGTGWFTGELASRADAGLTLGIDLAPGMLQFARSASPSSLAWLAADAEALPLADNSVDLVFSNLMIQWAQNPGQVLSECRRVLRPGGRLMISTLLDGTLSELKEAWRQADPQHQHVNRFDSAQDYRSWAAATLPEATLSRETVKLGYPSPMALLSELKAIGAGFKGASRRASATAPGRLRAMCRHYPVSSDGQVTATYEAAWLTCRLPD; the protein is encoded by the coding sequence ATGACAGACGCCGCTGATTTCGAATCCATGGTCGCGCCGGGCAAATCTGCCATCGCCCGGGATTTCGGCGCTGCATCCGCAACTTATAATCCTGCTGCCCGGCTCCAGCGCTATATGGGGCAGGTGATGCTGGATCAGGTTGGCCCGATAGCCGGCAATGGCGGCTGTTCGGCCGTGGCTCTGGATCTGGGTTGCGGTACCGGCTGGTTTACCGGTGAGCTGGCGAGTCGCGCTGACGCGGGACTGACGCTGGGTATCGATCTGGCCCCCGGCATGCTGCAGTTTGCCCGTTCGGCGAGTCCTTCCAGCCTGGCCTGGCTCGCCGCGGACGCTGAGGCACTGCCATTGGCCGATAACAGCGTGGATTTAGTATTCAGCAACCTGATGATCCAGTGGGCGCAGAATCCGGGCCAGGTATTGTCAGAGTGCCGGCGGGTGCTGCGGCCGGGCGGGCGTCTGATGATCTCCACGCTGCTTGATGGCACATTGTCTGAACTGAAAGAAGCCTGGCGGCAGGCGGACCCGCAGCACCAGCACGTCAACCGTTTCGATTCCGCGCAGGATTATCGCAGCTGGGCGGCAGCGACTTTGCCGGAAGCGACCCTGTCCAGGGAAACGGTAAAGCTGGGCTATCCATCCCCCATGGCGCTGTTGTCCGAGCTCAAGGCCATAGGCGCCGGCTTCAAAGGCGCCTCCCGACGCGCAAGTGCAACAGCCCCCGGAAGGTTGAGGGCCATGTGCCGACACTACCCGGTTTCCAGCGACGGGCAGGTAACCGCAACCTACGAGGCAGCCTGGCTGACCTGCCGCCTTCCCGATTGA
- a CDS encoding alpha/beta fold hydrolase, protein MTLRPETQALLVIGGWGVDAAMLGPIVGQWPGTVQFVSLDDDLLVSSRTVAEAAQRLVRQYPEPRVWLGWSQGAQVAMAAADIPGTPVQKVVTLAGFPRFVAGDHWPRGMAPETFEAFRGGMAADPNRTWRRFQQLLVHGVAREHSAAARRELGRWLAEGPVANSEHLAQSLDWLAREDQRTLWRNLDQPTLHLLAESDALVRPWSEDLALPERATVKIIPGMSHWPTGAQAAQCGRMLGAFAVDDNAFEKTPMAENL, encoded by the coding sequence ATGACACTCCGGCCGGAAACACAGGCGCTACTGGTGATTGGCGGCTGGGGGGTCGACGCCGCCATGCTTGGCCCGATTGTGGGGCAGTGGCCGGGAACGGTGCAGTTTGTTTCCCTTGACGATGATCTGCTCGTATCCAGTCGCACGGTTGCAGAGGCTGCGCAAAGGCTGGTTCGTCAATATCCGGAACCGAGGGTTTGGCTGGGCTGGTCCCAGGGGGCTCAGGTGGCGATGGCCGCAGCGGACATTCCCGGAACACCGGTGCAGAAAGTGGTGACCCTGGCGGGCTTTCCACGCTTTGTGGCAGGTGATCACTGGCCGAGGGGTATGGCTCCGGAAACCTTTGAAGCGTTCAGGGGAGGCATGGCGGCTGACCCCAATCGAACCTGGCGCCGTTTCCAGCAGCTGCTGGTTCACGGCGTCGCCAGAGAACACTCAGCAGCGGCCCGAAGAGAGCTTGGCCGGTGGCTGGCCGAGGGTCCCGTGGCGAACAGCGAACATCTTGCGCAAAGTCTGGACTGGTTGGCCAGGGAAGATCAGCGAACCCTGTGGCGCAATCTTGATCAGCCCACTCTGCATCTTCTGGCGGAGTCGGATGCCCTGGTTCGTCCCTGGTCAGAGGATCTGGCATTGCCGGAACGCGCGACGGTGAAGATTATACCCGGCATGTCCCATTGGCCCACGGGCGCCCAGGCTGCGCAGTGTGGCCGGATGCTTGGTGCTTTTGCCGTGGACGATAATGCCTTTGAGAAAACTCCGATGGCGGAGAACCTATGA
- the bioF gene encoding 8-amino-7-oxononanoate synthase, translating into MRDFAAELEQRRQSGLYRVRRQVSGPQQPLLVSDGRPLLSFCSNDYLGMASHPELSRVAAGAMQANGLGGAASHLICGHHDAHHQLEQRLASFTGRSSALFFSTGYMANMGVIAALAGRGDTIFSDRLNHASIIDGCILSRARVRRYPHGDTEALEAMLKSTDGHKLVVTDGVFSMDGDIAPLAELARLCRRHEALLVVDDAHGIGVLGPQGRGSVAELGLSEEDVPVLIGTLGKGIGTSGAFVAGPELLMDYLVQKARTYIYTTAMPPAIASATCASLDLVEHEQHRREHLVKLISAFRQGATEMGYELMPSRTPIQPIMVGDNWMALALSRALEERGLLVTAIRPPTVPEGEARLRVTLSAAHAMDDLQQLLDGLSDCRHILNAREEQVV; encoded by the coding sequence ATGCGCGATTTCGCCGCCGAGCTGGAACAGCGCAGGCAATCCGGTCTTTACCGGGTGCGCCGTCAGGTCAGTGGCCCTCAGCAGCCACTGTTGGTGTCTGACGGTCGACCGCTCTTGTCTTTCTGCAGCAATGACTATCTGGGCATGGCCAGCCACCCCGAGCTTTCCCGGGTAGCGGCTGGCGCCATGCAGGCTAACGGGCTGGGTGGCGCGGCTTCCCACCTGATCTGCGGCCATCATGATGCCCATCACCAGCTAGAACAACGCCTGGCCAGCTTTACTGGTCGAAGCTCCGCGCTGTTTTTCTCCACCGGTTATATGGCGAATATGGGCGTTATCGCCGCGCTGGCCGGTCGGGGCGATACCATTTTTTCCGACCGCCTCAATCATGCCTCCATCATCGATGGCTGTATCCTGAGTCGCGCCCGGGTGCGCCGTTATCCCCATGGCGATACAGAGGCCCTTGAAGCCATGCTGAAAAGTACCGACGGCCACAAGCTGGTGGTGACGGACGGCGTTTTCAGCATGGACGGCGATATCGCACCACTGGCCGAGCTCGCCCGGCTTTGCCGGCGCCATGAGGCACTTTTGGTGGTGGACGATGCTCACGGAATCGGTGTGCTGGGCCCTCAGGGGCGGGGGAGTGTCGCAGAGCTCGGTTTGTCAGAAGAGGATGTGCCGGTGCTGATTGGCACCCTGGGCAAGGGCATAGGAACCAGTGGCGCCTTTGTGGCAGGGCCTGAGCTGCTGATGGATTACCTGGTGCAGAAAGCCCGTACCTACATCTACACCACGGCCATGCCGCCGGCCATTGCCTCGGCCACCTGCGCAAGTCTGGACCTTGTCGAGCATGAACAGCACCGTCGCGAGCACCTGGTGAAGCTGATCAGTGCGTTCCGCCAGGGGGCCACTGAGATGGGATATGAGCTGATGCCGTCACGGACGCCTATCCAGCCCATCATGGTGGGGGATAACTGGATGGCATTGGCGCTAAGCCGGGCGCTGGAGGAGCGTGGCTTGCTGGTGACCGCGATTCGCCCGCCCACCGTGCCGGAAGGGGAAGCCCGCCTGCGGGTGACCCTTAGCGCCGCCCACGCCATGGATGACCTGCAGCAGCTGCTGGATGGACTGTCTGATTGCCGTCACATACTCAATGCCCGGGAAGAGCAGGTGGTATGA